A window of the Gossypium hirsutum isolate 1008001.06 chromosome A05, Gossypium_hirsutum_v2.1, whole genome shotgun sequence genome harbors these coding sequences:
- the LOC107959297 gene encoding uncharacterized protein yields MEPLYAKLYDKYDKLKKRKLSEMDDINRDQEEKFVNYVRAAEELIQHLKSENDKLYAEVNELRSEVASKMHAILSFSFGLYDKALSLEVSRLQNLHHEGQNKDGKLDIVPTVSPRIAQVSSEKVSGRSIGMMTRKCSRESAAETNDNTITSVSTNCNVAMTNALAEDLSEKALSRADLTHFQLLECCKGSPDASATATARATCLFQALTECLLDMKISTNNQPGGLCISALHQSSGYSFSLTWINKAGGEEAELVYRVSSLGTFERVAPEWMRDVIKFSTGMCPLFFQRVAHVIKLHC; encoded by the exons ATGGAGCCTTTATATGCAAAGCTTTACGACAAATATGACAAGCTTAAG aaGAGAAAACTTTCCGAAATGGATGACATAAATCGAGATCAAGAAGAGAAATTTGTGAATTATGTGCGTG CTGCAGAGGAATTGATTCAGCATCTGAAGAGTGAAAATGACAAGCTGTATGCAGAAGTTAATGAATTGAGAAGTGAAGTGGCCTCTAAAATGCATGCAATTTTAAGTTTCTCATTTGGCCTTTATG ATAAAGCACTTTCTCTAGAAGTTAGCAGGCTGCAAAATCTGCACCATGAGGGACAAAATAAAGATGGCAAACTTGATATTGTACCAACAGTTTCTCCTagaattgcacaagtttcatctGAAAAGGTTTCTGGAAGGTCCATTGGAATGATGACGAGAAAGTGTAGCAGGGAATCTGCTGCTGAGACAAATGACAATACTATTACTTCTGTTTCAACTAACTGCAATGTTGCCATGACTAATGCATTGGCGGAGGACTTGTCTGAGAAAGCTTTGTCTCGTGCGGATCTTACACATTTTCAGCTG CTAGAATGCTGTAAAGGCAGTCCAGATGCAAGTGCCACAGCCACTGCTAGAGCTACTTGTCTTTTTCAAGCTCTTACTGAGTGCTTACTGGACATGAAAATATCCACTAATAATCAACCTGGCGGACTATGCATTTCAGCTCTGCATCAATCAAGTG GTTACTCATTCAGTCTAACATGGATAAACAAAGCTGGCGGAGAAGAAGCAGAGTTGGTGTACCGGGTATCGTCATTAGGGACATTTGAGAGAGTGGCGCCGGAGTGGATGAGGGATGTGATTAAGTTCAGCACCGGCATGTGCCCTCTTTTCTTCCAGAGGGTAGCTCATGTAATCAAGTTGCACTGCTAA
- the LOC107959296 gene encoding BTB/POZ domain-containing protein At1g30440 isoform X1 — translation MACMKLGSKTDAFKRQGQAWFCTTGLPSDIVVEVGEMSFHLHKFPLLSRSGVMERLIAEASEEGEEKCSICLPDIPGGDKTFELVAKFCYGVKLELTASNVVYLRCAAEHLEMTEEYGEGNLITKTETFLNQVVLRNWKDSLRALQTCDDIISYDEKLNVTKRCIESLAIKASTDPNLSGWPIMEYGGPMQSPGGSVLWNGISTGARVKNTSSDWWYEDASTLSFPRYKRLIAVMESRGIRQEIIAGSLTFYAKKYLPGLNRCLGATDTNSSTCVAPVALEAPPSEEDQKLLLEEIDRLLPIQKGLVPTNFLFGLLQTALILRVSPSYISNFEKRIGMQLDQATLEDLLIPNFSCSMETLYNVDCVQQILEHFLAMDQITGGASPSLVDDGQITASPSLTPVTLVAKLIDGYLAEVASDVNLKLPKFQALAASVPDYSRPLDDGLYRAVDIYLKSHPWLSESEKEQLCRLMDCQKLSLEACTHAAQNERLPLRIVVQILFFEQLQLRTSITGCLLVSDNLDGSRQSGVAGPTERGWASTARENQVLKVGLDNMRTRVSELEKECSNMKQEIERLGRVKSFTWGNVSKRFGFKLKSRMCSAQEGSISNQNTESRKNEKLKDRQGQHKKNSTPKSR, via the exons ATGGCATGCATGAAACTTGGATCCAAAACTGATGCATTTAAAAGGCAAGGGCAGGCTTG GTTCTGCACGACTGGACTTCCTAGTGATATTGTTGTTGAAGTTGGAGAAATGTCCTTTCATCTTCACAAG TTCCCTTTACTCTCTAGAAGTGGGGTTATGGAAAGATTAATTGCAGAAGCAtctgaagaaggtgaagaaaagtGTTCCATATGCCTCCCTGACATTCCTGGAGGGGAcaaaacttttgaacttgtggCCAAGTTCTGCTATGGTGTGAAACTTGAACTCACTGCCTCAAATGTTGTGTACCTTCGATGTGCTGCTGAGCATTTAGAAATGACCGAGGAATATGGGGAAGGCAATCTTATTACCAAGACTGAAACCTTCCTTAATCAAGTAGTCCTCCGAAATTGGAAAGACTCCCTGAGAGCACTTCAAACCTGTGATGATATTATCTCTTATGACGAGAAACTGAATGTTACAAAAAGGTGCATCGAATCATTAGCCATTAAGGCATCTACTGACCCAAACCTTTCTGGGTGGCCCATAATGGAATATGGTGGTCCTATGCAGAGTCCTGGTGGAAGTGTGTTGTGGAATGGGATAAGTACAGGGGCTAGagtaaaaaatacaagttcagaTTGGTGGTATGAGGATGCATCAACTTTAAGTTTTCCTCGCTATAAGAGATTGATTGCAGTCATGGAATCTCGTGGTATCAGACAGGAGATCATTGCTGGGTCTCTTACTTTTTATGCAAAAAAGTATCTACCTGGTTTGAACAGGTGCCTGGGTGCTACTGATACTAATTCTAGTACCTGTGTGGCACCCGTGGCCTTAGAGGCTCCTCCGTCAGAAGAAGATCAGAAACTGTTGCTGGAGGAGATTGATAGGTTGCTTCCTATTCAGAAAGGCCTTGTCCCCACCAACTTTCTCTTTGGACTGCTTCAAACAGCCTTAATTCTTCGAGTAAGCCCCTCCTATATATCTAACTTTGAGAAAAGGATTGGAATGCAGCTTGATCAAGCAACACTGGAAGATCTCCTGATACCTAATTTCTCCTGTTCTATGGAAACACTATATAATGTTGACTGTGTGCAGCAAattcttgaacattttcttgcAATGGACCAGATCACTGGTGGAGCCTCTCCATCTTTGGTTGATGATGGTCAGATTACCGCCTCGCCTTCATTAACACCAGTTACACTGGTAGCCAAGCTAATTGATGGGTACCTTGCAGAGGTTGCCTCTGATGTTAATTTGAAGCTCCCCAAGTTTCAGGCTCTTGCTGCTTCTGTTCCTGACTACTCCAGGCCCTTGGATGATGGTCTGTATCGTGCAGTAGACATTTATCTCAAG TCACACCCATGGTTGTCTGAATCTGAGAAAGAACAACTATGCCGGCTGATGGACTGCCAGAAGCTCTCCTTGGAAGCATGCACCCATGCTGCACAGAATGAGAGACTGCCACTAAGAATAGTTGTCCAAATCCTGTTCTTTGAGCAGCTTCAGCTTAGGACTTCAATCACAGGTTGCCTTTTGGTTTCCGATAATCTTGATGGATCTCGACAAAGCGGGGTCGCAGGGCCCACGGAAAGAGGCTGGGCCTCAACCGCGAGAGAAAATCAGGTTTTGAAAGTAGGCTTGGATAACATGAGAACACGGGTTTCTGAGCTTGAGAAGGAATGCTCGAACATGAAACAAGAAATCGAAAGGCTAGGTCGGGTAAAGAGCTTCACTTGGGGAAATGTCTCGAAGAGATTTGGATTCAAATTGAAGTCTCGAATGTGCAGTGCTCAGGAGGGTTCTATTAGCAACCAGAATACTGAAAGTAGAAAGAATGAGAAATTAAAAGACAGGCAAGGACAACACAAGAAAAACTCAACTCCAAAATCCAGATAG
- the LOC107959296 gene encoding BTB/POZ domain-containing protein At1g30440 isoform X2 — MSFHLHKFPLLSRSGVMERLIAEASEEGEEKCSICLPDIPGGDKTFELVAKFCYGVKLELTASNVVYLRCAAEHLEMTEEYGEGNLITKTETFLNQVVLRNWKDSLRALQTCDDIISYDEKLNVTKRCIESLAIKASTDPNLSGWPIMEYGGPMQSPGGSVLWNGISTGARVKNTSSDWWYEDASTLSFPRYKRLIAVMESRGIRQEIIAGSLTFYAKKYLPGLNRCLGATDTNSSTCVAPVALEAPPSEEDQKLLLEEIDRLLPIQKGLVPTNFLFGLLQTALILRVSPSYISNFEKRIGMQLDQATLEDLLIPNFSCSMETLYNVDCVQQILEHFLAMDQITGGASPSLVDDGQITASPSLTPVTLVAKLIDGYLAEVASDVNLKLPKFQALAASVPDYSRPLDDGLYRAVDIYLKSHPWLSESEKEQLCRLMDCQKLSLEACTHAAQNERLPLRIVVQILFFEQLQLRTSITGCLLVSDNLDGSRQSGVAGPTERGWASTARENQVLKVGLDNMRTRVSELEKECSNMKQEIERLGRVKSFTWGNVSKRFGFKLKSRMCSAQEGSISNQNTESRKNEKLKDRQGQHKKNSTPKSR; from the exons ATGTCCTTTCATCTTCACAAG TTCCCTTTACTCTCTAGAAGTGGGGTTATGGAAAGATTAATTGCAGAAGCAtctgaagaaggtgaagaaaagtGTTCCATATGCCTCCCTGACATTCCTGGAGGGGAcaaaacttttgaacttgtggCCAAGTTCTGCTATGGTGTGAAACTTGAACTCACTGCCTCAAATGTTGTGTACCTTCGATGTGCTGCTGAGCATTTAGAAATGACCGAGGAATATGGGGAAGGCAATCTTATTACCAAGACTGAAACCTTCCTTAATCAAGTAGTCCTCCGAAATTGGAAAGACTCCCTGAGAGCACTTCAAACCTGTGATGATATTATCTCTTATGACGAGAAACTGAATGTTACAAAAAGGTGCATCGAATCATTAGCCATTAAGGCATCTACTGACCCAAACCTTTCTGGGTGGCCCATAATGGAATATGGTGGTCCTATGCAGAGTCCTGGTGGAAGTGTGTTGTGGAATGGGATAAGTACAGGGGCTAGagtaaaaaatacaagttcagaTTGGTGGTATGAGGATGCATCAACTTTAAGTTTTCCTCGCTATAAGAGATTGATTGCAGTCATGGAATCTCGTGGTATCAGACAGGAGATCATTGCTGGGTCTCTTACTTTTTATGCAAAAAAGTATCTACCTGGTTTGAACAGGTGCCTGGGTGCTACTGATACTAATTCTAGTACCTGTGTGGCACCCGTGGCCTTAGAGGCTCCTCCGTCAGAAGAAGATCAGAAACTGTTGCTGGAGGAGATTGATAGGTTGCTTCCTATTCAGAAAGGCCTTGTCCCCACCAACTTTCTCTTTGGACTGCTTCAAACAGCCTTAATTCTTCGAGTAAGCCCCTCCTATATATCTAACTTTGAGAAAAGGATTGGAATGCAGCTTGATCAAGCAACACTGGAAGATCTCCTGATACCTAATTTCTCCTGTTCTATGGAAACACTATATAATGTTGACTGTGTGCAGCAAattcttgaacattttcttgcAATGGACCAGATCACTGGTGGAGCCTCTCCATCTTTGGTTGATGATGGTCAGATTACCGCCTCGCCTTCATTAACACCAGTTACACTGGTAGCCAAGCTAATTGATGGGTACCTTGCAGAGGTTGCCTCTGATGTTAATTTGAAGCTCCCCAAGTTTCAGGCTCTTGCTGCTTCTGTTCCTGACTACTCCAGGCCCTTGGATGATGGTCTGTATCGTGCAGTAGACATTTATCTCAAG TCACACCCATGGTTGTCTGAATCTGAGAAAGAACAACTATGCCGGCTGATGGACTGCCAGAAGCTCTCCTTGGAAGCATGCACCCATGCTGCACAGAATGAGAGACTGCCACTAAGAATAGTTGTCCAAATCCTGTTCTTTGAGCAGCTTCAGCTTAGGACTTCAATCACAGGTTGCCTTTTGGTTTCCGATAATCTTGATGGATCTCGACAAAGCGGGGTCGCAGGGCCCACGGAAAGAGGCTGGGCCTCAACCGCGAGAGAAAATCAGGTTTTGAAAGTAGGCTTGGATAACATGAGAACACGGGTTTCTGAGCTTGAGAAGGAATGCTCGAACATGAAACAAGAAATCGAAAGGCTAGGTCGGGTAAAGAGCTTCACTTGGGGAAATGTCTCGAAGAGATTTGGATTCAAATTGAAGTCTCGAATGTGCAGTGCTCAGGAGGGTTCTATTAGCAACCAGAATACTGAAAGTAGAAAGAATGAGAAATTAAAAGACAGGCAAGGACAACACAAGAAAAACTCAACTCCAAAATCCAGATAG